One Camelina sativa cultivar DH55 chromosome 3, Cs, whole genome shotgun sequence genomic window carries:
- the LOC104763225 gene encoding CRAL-TRIO domain-containing protein C23B6.04c-like, which produces MGKKEMKDHHHHSSTTAVENDDKVEAVLHLLRKHSPLTLKQEKFCNRACVSRFLRIKGDNVKKAAKQLRSCLSWRSSLGIESLIADEFTAELAEGLAYVAGLDDECRPVLVFRIKQEYQKLHTQKQLTRLVVFTLEVAISTMSRNVEQFAILFDASFFKSASAFMNILVTTLKIVAEYYPCRLYKTFVIDPPSLFSYLWKGIRTFVDLSTATMIVSMQDFQDSFDYDDFSSSYPSRVSSLRFDTSSLKSTDKIGSCASSRFAFTVSRDGLDTVKPWCLTLTDTSSSKLGHNTGAYISPLNARSFSFASPAARSEPFGGPRRSFFASTPMPARTTDRHSIGTLRDPRIPRPSFFQSPAVFFRRESHVSKSEKPRDTFVQFLKFYRRPYDEMTYRSKMRPPLGGLVSIVSTQIRRRHVSLSQRF; this is translated from the exons atggggaaaaaagagatgaaggaccatcatcatcattcatcaactACAGCAGTAGAGAACGACGACAAAGTCGAAGctgttcttcatctccttcgTAAACATTCTCCTCTCACTCTTAAacag GAGAAGTTCTGTAACAGAGCTTGTGTTAGTAGATTCTTGAGAATTAAAGGAGACAATGTGAAGAAAGCAGCCAAACAGCTAAGGTCTTGCCTTTCATGGAGATCTTCTCTTGGCAttg AGAGCTTGATCGCCGACGAGTTCACGGCGGAGCTTGCTGAAGGTCTTGCCTACGTCGCTGGTCTTGATGACGAGTGCAGACCCGTTTTG GTTTTCCGCATTAAACAAGAGTATCAGAAGCTACATACGCAGAAACa GTTGACTCGTTTGGTAGTATTTACATTAGAGGTGGCTATCTCAACCATGTCCAGAAACGTCGAACAATTTGCCATCCTTTTCGATGCTA GCTTCTTCAAATCAGCATCAGCTTTCATGAACATCCTTGTGACTACACTCAAAATAGTCGCCGAGTATTATCCTTGTCGCCTTTACAAAACCTTCGTCATCGAtcctccttctcttttctcttaccTTTGGAAG GGTATACGCACATTCGTGGATCTATCAACGGCCACGATGATAGTATCGATGCAAGATTTCCAAGACTCGTTTGACTACGATGACTTCTCTTCATCTTACCCATCACGTGTGTCCTCTCTCCGATTCGACACGTCATCTCTCAAATCAACGGACAAGATCGGTTCTTGCGCATCCTCCAGGTTCGCTTTCACCGTATCTCGCGACGGTCTCGACACGGTCAAACCCTGGTGCCTCACGTTGACCGACACGTCATCGTCAAAACTAGGACACAACACGGGCGCGTACATCTCACCTCTCAACGCGCGTTCTTTCTCATTCGCGTCGCCGGCGGCTAGGAGCGAGCCCTTCGGTGGTCCGAGGAGGAGCTTCTTCGCTTCAACGCCGATGCCAGCTAGGACCACCGACCGTCACTCTATCGGAACACTGCGTGACCCGCGGATACCACGACCGTCGTTCTTCCAGTCACCGGCGGTTTTCTTTCGGCGAGAATCACACGTCAGCAAAAGTGAGAAGCCTAGAGATACGTTCGTTCAGTTCCTCAAGTTTTATCGTAGACCGTACGATGAGATGACTTATAGGTCAAAGATGAGGCCACCACTTGGTGGACTCGTCTCCATTGTTTCAACTCAGATCAGACGCCGCCACGTGTCTTTATCTCAACGGTTCTAA
- the LOC104763248 gene encoding transcription repressor OFP12: MPRVMWKNFHLCFPSNLTKPPSSEATSDDPNRPSLPLINNFNLLYDDSSAAGRRLSKPLIDDVVPSSTFTASTPTAANSSSSSASYDDSDNYGFAPDDGSPPPDLTAVLASRRFFFSSPGRSNSITDSPDLRCRDNYDTATSTNRLLTGGTAVKEYVQSPDPYNDFRRSMQEMLDAVTNAGDLRRYEFLHELLLSYLSLNAADTHKFIIRAFADILVSLLSDGHRIS, from the coding sequence atgcCAAGAGTCATGTGGAAAAACTTCCATCTTTGCTTCCCATCAAATCTCACCAAGCCTCCATCGTCCGAAGCCACCTCCGACGATCCCAACCGTCCATCCCTTCCTCTCATCAACAACTTCAACCTCCTCTATGATGACTCCTCCGCTGCCGGACGCCGCCTATCTAAGCCTCTCATCGACGACGTTGTACCCTCTTCAACGTTCACGGCCTCCACCCCCACCGCGGCtaactcttcttcctcctccgcctcaTACGATGACTCTGATAACTACGGTTTTGCCCCTGACGACGGCTCTCCCCCTCCTGACTTAACCGCCGTTTTAGCCTCCcgtcgcttcttcttctcttctcctggTCGCTCCAACTCAATCACTGACTCGCCGGATCTCCGCTGCCGCGATAACTACGATACTGCCACTAGCACCAATAGGCTTCTCACCGGAGGAACGGCCGTGAAAGAATACGTGCAATCCCCTGATCCTTACAACGACTTCAGGAGATCAATGCAGGAGATGCTCGACGCCGTCACAAACGCCGGAGATCTTCGCCGTTACGAGTTCTTGCACGAGCTGTTGCTCAGTTACCTCTCTTTGAATGCCGCCGATACACACAAGTTCATTATCAGAGCTTTCGCCGACATTCTCGTCTCTCTCTTATCAGACGGCCACCGGATTAGCTGA
- the LOC104763234 gene encoding photosystem II D1 precursor processing protein PSB27-H2, chloroplastic — protein sequence MGFLVAAMNFSPTLMHQQVKSKQHQCQNEKLQGRCHSQSSSLFDRRGFLNCVGVSSLVATLEFSRLQAQAAAEDKVEEGEGVVVSAFKTLFDPNEKTKSGKELPKAYLKSAREVVKTMRESLKENPKDNAKFRRSADAAKESIRDYLSNWRGQNSVSGEESYAELENVIRALAKFYSKAGPSAPLPDEVKTEILEDLNKAEEFL from the exons ATGGGTTTCCTTGTGGCCGCTATGAATTTTTCCCCTACCTTGATGCATCAACAAGTCAAATCGAAGCAGCATCAATGTCAAA ATGAAAAGCTTCAGGGGAGATGTCATAGCCAatcatcatctttgtttgatCGTCGTGGTTTCTTGAACTGTGTTGGTGTTTCTTCGCTCGTAGCCACACTTGAGTTTTCTAGATTACAAGCTCAGGCCGCCGCGGAGGATAaagtagaagaaggagaaggagttgTTGTTAGTGCTTTCAAGACTTTGTTTGATCCTAACGAAAAAACAAAGTCTGGCAAAGAGTTACCAAAAGCTTACTTGAAATCTGCAAGAGAGGTTGTGAAGACGATGAGAGAGTCATTGAAAGAGAACCCTAAAGACAATGCTAAGTTCAGAAGAAGCGCTGATGCAGCTAAAGAATCCATTCGCGATTATTTGAGCAATTGGAGAGGACAAAACTCTGTTTCTGGAGAA GAATCATATGCGGAGCTGGAGAATGTAATCCGAGCTTTGGCTAAGTTTTACTCAAAGGCAGGTCCTTCTGCACCACTTCCTGATGAGGTTAAGACTGAGATTTTGGAAGATCTTAATAAGGCTGAAGAGTTTTTGTAA